The nucleotide window CCAAGTGCCAGGGGCGGTCGACGATGACGCTGCCGACACCGGCTGCGTCACACCCAAGGCGAGCGGCGGGCGATCGGCCGCTGCAGGAGGTGCGGACGACGGCGACGACGCTCCCGCCGACAACGGCTGCGTCACGCCGAGGGCGACTGGCTCCCTGGCCATGCTGCCCATCGCGCCACTGCTGCAAGACGACCGCGCCGACGTCGGCTTCGCCACGCCGCTGGCCACGGGTGGGGTAATTAGTCCGCGAGACGGCTGCGCCGCTGCCGGCGACGAGAACAGCTTCACCACGCCGACGACGGCTGACAGTGCGCTGTTGCCGGCCACTGTGTGCCCGCCGGCGCCGCGGAAGTCGGCTCCGGCGCCGACGAGGAAGCGTGCTCCGCTCCAGCAGCGGCTCTTCTACCCGGTGCCGCACGACCTGGCCACCGTGTTCATGGCCGTGCCGCAGTGCCCGCCGCCCGCCAAGAAGATGCGGGCGCACGCCGTGGGGTCATCCGCGCCGCTAGTCACGTGAGAGGCGCAATTCGCGCACACACATCATCTGTCTCGTTCATGTACTTCAGTACTTCACGTGTATATGCTGCTGCTGCGCGCCATTGTCGCGACCGCGAGTGGACGAAGGAGTTCTTCAGAGAAGCGGAAGCAAGCAAGTCCACACACGAGCAAGGGCTCTCGAGCGGACGAGTGCGCAGAAAATATGTTGTAGTTGAATCACTCAACTCCCCTCGGCTCCTCTGAGATGTGCGTCAAACACACACGGAACTACTACTACTCTACTAGCACTCAAGTTTAGCTCAACCACTCAGccagctctctctctctctctctctctctctctctctctctctctctctcgtttctCGCATGTACAAAATACACGAGCTGTTTTGGTGACTAGCTAGCTTGCTGCCTCACACGGTCAAAGTCCGTTCTACTGTCGATGCGCTACAAGTTTGCCTTATAGTCCATCCGTCTCAAAATAAATGATAGGCATACATGGCCATTTGTATTTGTAGGCTTTCCGCTTTCCTAAACTGACATAAACATGGAGTGTTGCTAGATCTCAGTTAACTTAACCAAGTCTCAGTCAATTGACACAACATgtaaaaaataagaaaaaaattgTACGGATCTCAACATAAGATCTCACGATATAGCATCGACTGAGACTTCGTTAAATCTCAGGCATTTCTATCCGATCCTCTAAAAATAGCGGAGTATCCGACGGAATAAACCCTTAGTAGAGTATTCTTACTCTGCTAAGTTTTCGTCGGACCTAACTGATCCCTTCTATATAGCAAAGTAATTTTTTCATTTCCATTTCATTTTCGGCCACCGAAACACATTTCTTTGCTTCTTTATTTCATTCAATTACATTTTGATATATTGGAGTACATAATTCACCAATTCTTCGCTACGAGAGcaaaaccaaagaaaacaagaacaaCAATTAGACACTTCAAAAGATATTCAACTTTCATAACTGCTCCCACTAGTTGGATTAATATCTTCTCTATGTCTTCATCATTGATTCTCTCTATTGGCTTCTCGAGCTTGCACACTTCTTTCCTCTTCGATGCTCAAGAATTCGATGTTGCTTCGCATCTAGTGTCATCTCTAGCCTTTATTCTAGCAACGTGTGCACGAGCATCTATCAAATTTTGTGCTATCAATAGATCAATGTAATTTCCtttccaatacaaaaacttgcatccatcctaCACACAAATTTGAGCAAACAATGGGATATCGAAATTGCGCTGGATCTGGTGACGATCAAAAGAAGC belongs to Triticum urartu cultivar G1812 chromosome 7, Tu2.1, whole genome shotgun sequence and includes:
- the LOC125521657 gene encoding uncharacterized protein LOC125521657; the encoded protein is MGLDAAEISELAALRPIHTAVSGARATQVPGAVDDDAADTGCVTPKASGGRSAAAGGADDGDDAPADNGCVTPRATGSLAMLPIAPLLQDDRADVGFATPLATGGVISPRDGCAAAGDENSFTTPTTADSALLPATVCPPAPRKSAPAPTRKRAPLQQRLFYPVPHDLATVFMAVPQCPPPAKKMRAHAVGSSAPLVT